Proteins encoded by one window of Centroberyx gerrardi isolate f3 chromosome 21, fCenGer3.hap1.cur.20231027, whole genome shotgun sequence:
- the dnajc27 gene encoding dnaJ homolog subfamily C member 27 yields the protein MDTNVQKRRDNKKSLRVKVISLGNAEVGKSCIIKRYCEKRFVPKYLATIGIDYGVTKVQVRDREIKVNIFDMAGHPFFYEVRNEFYKDSQGVVLVYDVGVRESFEALDSWLGEMKQESGSQANMDSIVFVVCANKVDLTKRRVVDEGEGRLWAESRGFHYFETSAQSGEGINEMFQAFFSSITDMCENGGKRPVSEVNVGFTKEQADTIRRIRNSKDSWDMLGVKPGATREEVNKAYRKLAVLLHPDKCVAPGSEDAFKAVVNARTSLLKNIK from the exons ATGGACACAAATGTACAAAAGAGGCGAGATAATAAGAAGTCACTGCGTGTGAAGGTGATCAGCCTCGGGAACGCCGAGGTTGGAAAG AGCTGCATCATCAAACGTTACTGTGAGAAGAGGTTCGTCCCAAAGTATCTGGCGACCATTGGGATTGACTATGGTGTCACCAA AGTTCAGGTTCGCGACAGAGAAATCAAAGTGAACATCTTCGACATGGCAGGTCATCCTTTCTTCTACGAG GTGCGTAACGAGTTCTATAAGGACTCGCAGGGCGTGGTCCTGGTGTACGATGTGGGCGTGAGGGAGAGCTTCGAGGCTCTGGACAGCTGGCTGGGAGAgatgaagcaggagagcggatCCCAGGCCAACATGGACAGCATCGTGTTCGTGGTCTGTGCCAACAag gtggacCTGACGAAGCGGCGGGTGGTGGACGAGGGGGAGGGGCGTCTGTGGGCGGAGTCTCGAGGGTTTCATTACTTTGAGACGTCAGCGCAGAGCGGAGAGGGGATCAACGAGATGttccag gcgttcttctcctccatcacagACATGTGTGAGAACGGCGGGAAGCGTCCGGTGTCGGAGGTGAACGTCGGCTTCACCAAGGAGCAGGCCGACACCATCCGCCGCATCCGCAACAGCAAAGACTCATGGGATATGCTGGGGGTCAAACCCGGCGCCACGCG ggaggAGGTGAACAAGGCGTACAGGAAGCTGGCGGTGCTGCTGCATCCGGACAAGTGCGTCGCTCCCGGCAGCGAAGACGCCTTCAAGGCCGTGGTGAACGCCCGCACCTCGCTGCTGAAGAACatcaaataa